Proteins from one Nomia melanderi isolate GNS246 chromosome 3, iyNomMela1, whole genome shotgun sequence genomic window:
- the LOC116431732 gene encoding uncharacterized protein LOC116431732 yields MAPLMQTGYHSAEEPSRYSLRVLKRSEKSVSQADHVDASKINRKEDFLRCLGLQMKTFQCVYIASDGVHDIKARNNTNGLKLRNCSVVILGVTCQICGKCFKCKTDVNVHMALKHGKCSEKKETRFIQGNSEVCQKFSEVSQFQSVTKKNPRTRLRLILRIGDEVVTDISLKRKHLKSKKSINTATQTEPDNVTKLITENSVGESIDHSVFDNSPCQCCTATIRTTSTNQYVAANIVASEESAGRNDSCCMERLTSISEKDNDTTLNSDSFTSDLTNTKGSNLVPQYDREAMCSRQENNCNESCKRKSDSFKSVTDVTKTFVDTVTVTFQSPSTDINGNEKVRDRNEKLSNSSDVINTVKLIMPVILPIIMPSQVSPKSPEDRPLASSQARLPKTGFIDEQNSDDEVQEVLRIVRGHDNIAREINHESPNRLEQEILARDAIRNMLRLEQQGWHLLEKSGNELTKKRKRTGGKFDTKNVVGDETGKKKTKIVGSENNVVKTMNERSSSKESFAKAQKPGHDKMSIAENAKENVLMCNGSINIPTETLLHHYGINYYSDVCEINNNRETTVQEPVSGLLANRPTVIDLVNDTEE; encoded by the coding sequence ATGGCGCCACTTATGCAGACAGGCTACCATAGCGCAGAAGAACCGAGCAGATACTCGCTGAGGGTTCTGAAACGCAGCGAGAAATCTGTTTCTCAAGCGGACCATGTGGACGCTTCGAAGATAAACAGAAAAGAAGATTTCCTTCGCTGTTTGGGGCttcaaatgaaaacatttcaGTGCGTGTACATCGCGTCAGACGGCGTGCATGACATTAAAGCCCGAAACAACACCAATGGGTTAAAGTTACGTAACTGTAGTGTTGTCATCCTGGGGGTAACGTGTCAAATATGTGGCAAGTGTTTTAAGTGCAAAACGGACGTGAACGTGCACATGGCACTGAAACACGGTAAATGTTCCGAAAAGAAGGAAACGCGATTCATACAAGGTAACAGTGAAGTGTGTCAAAAGTTTTCCGAGGTTTCACAATTTCAATCTGTCACTAAAAAAAATCCCAGGACAAGGCTTCGACTAATTCTAAGGATAGGCGATGAAGTCGTCACTGATATCAGCCTAAAACGTAAGCATTTGAAATcgaaaaaatcaataaatactGCTACGCAAACCGAACCGGATAATGTTACAAAATTAATCACGGAAAATAGTGTCGGCGAAAGTATCGATCACTCTGTATTCGATAATAGTCCTTGCCAGTGTTGCACAGCGACTATCCGTACAACCAGTACCAATCAATATGTAGCTGCTAACATTGTTGCAAGCGAGGAAAGCGCAGGACGAAATGACAGTTGCTGTATGGAAAGGTTAACGTCCATATCTGAAAAGGATAACGATACTACGCTAAATTCGGATTCGTTCACATCGGATTTAACAAATACGAAAGGAAGTAATCTCGTTCCACAATATGATAGGGAAGCAATGTGTTCTCGACAGGAAAATAACTGTAACGAGTCTTGTAAAAGAAAATCTGATTCTTTTAAATCAGTCACAGACGTTACGAAAACATTTGTTGATACTGTAACAGTAACATTCCAGTCACCGTCGACAGACATAAACGGAAACGAAAAAGTGAGGGATCGCAACGAAAAATTATCGAATTCATCGGACGTAATTAacacagtaaaattaataatgccGGTAATACTCCCTATAATCATGCCGAGTCAGGTATCCCCTAAGAGCCCCGAAGACCGTCCACTGGCATCTTCGCAAGCCCGCCTACCGAAGACCGGTTTCATCGACGAGCAAAATTCTGACGACGAAGTGCAGGAGGTTCTTCGAATCGTTCGTGGCCACGACAACATCGCCAGGGAAATTAATCATGAGTCACCGAATCGTTTGGAACAGGAGATTCTTGCACGAGACGCCATCAGAAACATGCTCAGACTAGAACAACAAGGTTGGCATCTATTAGAGAAGAGTGGGAATGAACtgacgaaaaaaagaaaacggacTGGCGGGAAATTTGACACCAAGAACGTCGTCGGGGACGAGACtgggaaaaagaaaacaaaaatcgtcGGTTCCGAGAATAATGTTGTTAAAACCATGAACGAGAGGAGCAGTTCGAAAGAGTCCTTCGCGAAGGCTCAAAAGCCGGGTCACGATAAAATGTCTATAGCAGAGAATGCGAAGGAGAATGTACTTATGTGTAATGGAAGCATTAATATTCCGACGGAAACGCTGCTGCATCATTATGGTATAAACTACTACAGCGACGTGTGCGAGATAAACAATAACAGGGAGACAACGGTTCAGGAACCTGTTAGCGGTCTTTTAGCTAATAGACCGACTGTAATAGATCTAGTCAATGACACTGAGGAATAG